One region of Bombus affinis isolate iyBomAffi1 chromosome 3, iyBomAffi1.2, whole genome shotgun sequence genomic DNA includes:
- the LOC126914470 gene encoding tubulointerstitial nephritis antigen-like yields MRSWKGSACGIFLLAVVSSIVDGIPDFSDLPAGPYCAQWYPQGDCCTGRQDECSTPILSTVCYCDDFCNREKQEDCCPDYWSHCKGIEPNVTLPPLQETRRCYFQGKYYNQDQTFTINCNICKCTVMGRDTEVFCEQHRCLQNPELIDEINSLDLSWRARNYSEFWGRTLDEGVKLRLGTLNPSRSVYRMNSVRRIYDPESLPREFDARIRWPREISDIDDQGWCGASWAISATRVASDRFALMSKGADSVLLSAQHLLSCNNRGQQACSGGYLDRAWLYMRKFGLVDEDCYPWEGTNAQCKLRKRTDLKTAGCRPPVNPLRTELYKVGPAYRLGNETDIMYEILTSGPVQATMKVYQDFFSYESGIYKHTTTTEHYAFGYHSVRIIGWGEDTSAHRHHNLPIKYWLVVNSWGQQWGESGLFRIQRGTNECDIESFVVAVWAKTI; encoded by the exons ATGCGATCCTGGAAAGGCTCAGCGTgcggtatttttcttctggcTGTGGTGTCGTCGATCGTCGATGGGATACCCGATTTTTCGGACTTGCCGGCAGGTCCTTATTGCGCCCAATGGTATCCACAAGGCGATTGTTGCACAGGTCGTCAGGACGAGTGTAGTACTCCGATTCTCAGCACCGTTTGTTACTGCGATGATTTTTGCAACCGAGAGAAACAAGAAGATTGCTGTCCAGATTATTGGAGCCACTGCAAAGGAATCGAACCCAACGTCACTCTACCACCGCTGCAAGAAACAAGAC GTTGCTATTTCCAGGGGAAATATTACAACCAAGACCAAACATTTACAATCAAttgcaatatatg CAAATGTACGGTAATGGGTAGAGACACCGAAGTATTTTGCGAACAGCATCGATGCTTGCAAAACCCAGAACTAATAGATGAGATCAACTCGCTGGATTTGAGTTGGAGGGCACGAAATTACTCCGAGTTTTGGGGTAGAACGTTAGACGAAGGTGTGAAACTACGCTTGGGTACTTTAAATCCGTCACGATCG GTTTACAGAATGAATTCCGTGCGACGGATTTACGATCCGGAGTCCCTACCACGAGAGTTCGACGCCAGGATTCGTTGGCCTCGAGAGATCTCGGACATAGACGATCAAGGTTGGTGCGGCGCATCCTGGGCTATTTCTGCGACACGCGTCGCTTCAGACAGATTTGCCTTAATGAGTAAGGGAGCCGATAGCGTCCTCCTCAGCGCACAGCATTTACTCTCGTGTAACAACAGAGGACAGCAAGCTTGCAGCGGCGGCTATTTGGACAGAGCCTGGCTGTACATGCGAAAATTCGG CCTAGTCGACGAAGACTGTTATCCATGGGAAGGCACGAACGCACAATGCAAATTGCGAAAAAGAACAGACTTGAAGACTGCTGGTTGTCGTCCTCCGGTAAATCCACTTCGAACAGAATTATACAAAGTTGGGCCGGCTTATCGGTTAGGCAACGAAACCGATATTATGTACGAAATTTTAACATCTGGACCAGTGCAAG CTACCATGAAAGTTTATCAAGACTTCTTCTCTTATGAATCCGGAATATATAAACACACGACAACCACCGAACATTATGCATTTGGCTATCATTCGGTTAGGATTATCGGATGGGGGGAAGATACGTCCGCGCATCGTCATCACAACTTGCCAATCAAGTATTGG TTGGTCGTCAACTCTTGGGGTCAGCAATGGGGCGAGAGTGGTTTGTTTCGAATTCAAAGGGGAACTAATGAGTGTGATATCGAATCGTTCGTAGTAGCAGTATGGGCGAAAACTATCTAA
- the LOC126914475 gene encoding uncharacterized protein LOC126914475, with translation MESRSDSIKDPIYYPSMQEVVEGNETATETETTDKRSRSSAGSQELGLEENNALKVPRKFIANWRQACDRTRDRTKDLLKRWRTVSTNVDEIVNDPVSNKQLEHPSWSVHVWTTWVSRYPSDENLIAIEEAKKGGKLKDLAPIQRDKFSHFFTYLLDHDRDGFINRKDFRMLSERLRRFADWSWNGPEYLRLIEAEQGLADLIFQEKKNEGDRGKISLEEWLCWWARVVAPAGGASYNDIPFWLKILPRIFFLAINSSVNGVISKKELGSFYGSVVGLESDRISKCLDMAYNSVTSNGDHRLGWPQYQLVFANFLFGRGPFGPGEHFLGMTDSCLIRGNNVPFPIDYSAMNTPKDKLEVYRPHCRSARRSVVV, from the exons ATGGAGAGTCGCTCAGACAGTATAAAGGATCCGATTTATTATCCATCGATGCAAGAGGTCGTAGAAGGAAACGAAACGGCAACGGAAACCGAAACGACCGACAAAAGAAGCAGAAGTTCCGCTGGTAGCCAAGAACTTGGTCTGGAAGAGAATAACGCATTGAAAGTGCCGCGCAAATTTATCGCGAACTGGCGACAAGCTTGTGATCGTACACGCGACAGAACGAAAGATTTGTTGAAGAGATGGCGAACTGTTTCGACTAATGTCGATGAAATCGTTAATGATCCTGTTTCGAATAAACAATTGGAACATCCTAGTTGGAGCGTACACGTTTGGA CAACATGGGTGAGTCGATATCCAAGCGATGAAAATCTGATCGCTATAGAAGAAGCCAAGAAGGGAGGAAAGTTAAAGGATTTAGCACCCATTCAACGCGACAAGTTTTCACATTTTTTCACTTATCTTTTGGACCACGATAGAGATGGTTTTATTAACCGAAAAGATTTTCGAATGCTTTCAGAG CGACTGAGAAGATTCGCAGATTGGTCATGGAACGGGCCCGAATATTTACGATTAATAGAGGCCGAACAAGGACTAGCGGACTTAATCTTTCAAGAGAAAAAGAACGAAGGTGACCGTGGAAAGATCAGCCTGGAGGAATGGTTGTGTTGGTGGGCGCGCGTTGTCGCACCAGCTGGAGGCGCATCTTACAATGACATTCCATTTTGGTTAAAAATTTTGCCACGAATATTTTTTCTTGCTATCAATAGTTCAGTGAATGGAGTGATTTCGAAGAAAGAGCTTGGCTCGTTTTACGGATCAGTGGTTGGCCTAGAATCTGACAGGATCTCCAAATGTCTGGATATGGCATATAATTCTGTGACGTCG AACGGAGACCATCGTCTCGGTTGGCCACAATACCAACTCGTATTCGCCAACTTTTTATTCGGTCGCGGTCCGTTCGGACCAGGAGAACATTTTCTCGGTATGACAGATTCCTGCTTAATTCGGGGCAATAACGTACCATTTCCGATCGATTATTCTGCGATGAATACACCAAAAGATAAGTTGGAAGTGTACAGACCGCATTGTAGAAGTGCTCGACGTAGCGTGGTAGTTTGA
- the LOC126914487 gene encoding 60S ribosomal protein L15: protein MGAYKYMQELYRKKQSDVLRFLLRVRCWQYRQLTKMHRAPRPSRPDKARRLGYKAKEGFVIFRIRVRRGGRKRPVPKGATYGKPKSHGVNQLKPTRKLQSVAEERVGRRCGGLRVLNSYWVAQDSSYKYYEVILIDPAHKAIRNDPKINWVCNAVHKHRELRGKTSAGRSSRGLGKGHRYSQTIGGSRRAAWLRRNSLSLRRKR from the exons ATGGGtgcatataaatatatgcaagagTTGTATCGCAAGAAGCAGAGCGATGTTCTGCGATTCTTGCTTCGTGTCAGATGTTGGCAATATCGTCAATTGACCAAAATGCATCGTGCTCCTAGACCATCTAGACCCGATAAGGCACGTCGTCTGGGTTACAAAGCTAAAGAAG GTTTTGTCATATTTAGAATTCGTGTACGAAGAGGTGGTCGTAAACGTCCTGTTCCCAAAGGTGCAACTTACGGAAAGCCGAAAAGTCATGGCGTTAATCAGTTGAAGCCTACTAGAAAATTACAATCTGTTGCTGAG GAACGTGTTGGTCGTCGTTGTGGTGGTTTACGAGTTTTAAACAGTTACTGGGTAGCTCAGGATTCTTCATATAAATATTATGAAGTTATCCTGATTGATCCAGCACATAAG GCAATTCGTAATGATCCAAAAATTAACTGGGTATGTAATGCAGTACATAAGCATCGTGAACTTCGTGGAAAGACATCAGCAGGCAGAAGTTCGCGAGGTTTAGGCAAAGGACATCGTTACTCACAAACTATCGGTGGTTCTCGTCGTGCAGCATGGTTGAGAAGAAACTCTTTGTCACTTCGCAGAAAACGATAA
- the LOC126914492 gene encoding actin-related protein 2/3 complex subunit 3 — MPAYHSSFIENNGNVGNMALLPIRTHFRGPAPPFNNKDLDIIDEALYFFKANVFFRTYEIKSEADRVLIYITLYITECLKRLQKCATQAQATNEMYSLAISKFDIPGDPGFPLNSVYAKPSNPVEADTMRQYLQQIRQETGVRLVEKVYGEDGKPSKWWLCFAKKKFMDKSLSGPGQ; from the exons ATGCCT GCATATCATTCAAGTTTcattgaaaataatggaaatgtCGGTAATATGGCACTTTTGCCTATTAGAACGCATTTTAGGGGCCCTGCACCTCCCTTCAATAATAAGGATTTAGATATAATTGACGAAGCATTGTATTTCTTTAAGGCAAATGTGTTCTTTAGGACATATGAAATCAAG AGTGAAGCTGATAgagttttaatttatattacgttatatataacGGAGTGCTTGAAGAGATTACAGAAGTGTGCAACACAAGCTCAAGCAACAAATGAAATGTATTCTCTTGCTATATCAAAATTTGACATCCCTGGTGATCCTGGTTTTCCTTTGAATTCTGTATATGCAAAACCAAGTAATCCCGTAGAAGCAG ATACTATGAGGCAATATTTACAACAAATAAGACAAGAAACAGGTGTTAGGCTTGTAGAAAAGGTATATGGTGAAGATGGTAAACCAAGCAAATGGTGGCTATGTTTTGCAAAGAAAAAGTTCATGGATAAGTCACTGTCTGGCCCTGgacaataa
- the LOC126914448 gene encoding SAFB-like transcription modulator isoform X2 — protein MAEVEGKKLTELRVIDLKTELERRGLDKTGNKAALLERLSKAITDEGQDPDEYLIVPCGGLCKVSPRKNSVTGTTNQDESVDTLENQKEESIEILDTNETKLKVETKSVIEEDTTTSKMEEQQNEVQNNVNKEMEHKQELKNQLNKSSIENTQTTDKKVESDVATVVNQTTTNSVSTVEANGIDNEDSINLTIGEDEENLLAEETESHERHKDGGEKKKVEESKKGESKGSSRAEAGANNKEGTTSGGNVGTKSKQDGGGDGSKSVESSNKSQKRDDKDKKTSQVSPVNASSRNLWVSGLSSSTRATDLKQIFSKYGKVIGAKVVTNARTPGARCYGYVTMSTSEDAAKCIQHLHRTELHGRVISVEKAKGDTQQSHMRKRDTTNGKSEKKEEKEKIKDNHEISDRKDKETKKETEDKGSEATKKSDEKNNENIENKKMDVQEKKDEVSKDADSRSTKSTSKKPESERGRRDEKRIRSWDHHRSHSRSRSRERRRRDDVLTFAKIREERERQRLRERERMLREEERRRREDMERQREVERRQREEAARLEREREKLRRERERIEQEKAELLRLERERQKLEREKLERERLELKRQQMRLEESRRAPPPPSIKRCSSDRRDPRDMYVEPDRKRITTEHSRKHIPERVSDRRGEILDRVSDRRLDASPPTRYESSRSAQDLGLKKEFKRSSEFTSRSSRPDSFSDVSRGREVIVRRETLGTTATSIDPRQVKERYERASTTTYNRDRDVRRSETDTHRSSRDSHTRYSESFKPTGSSTPRDSRYVESNRTTSSWHSGPPSTKSFNSVPSSGTRDPRNEPSSWSSRSSDNVNRWSNSSSMGNTLRHPVPPTYQSGPIQSMGLTAPGTAPSYDRFDPYKSSMPSMRKY, from the exons ATGGCTGAAGTTGAAGGAAAAAAGCTTACTGAACTGCGAGTTATAGATCTAAAAACAGAACTTGAACGACGCGGGCTAGACAAAACTGGCAATAAAGCAGCACTTCTCGAGCGTCTTTCCAAA GCTATAACAGATGAAGGTCAAGATCCTGATGAATACTTGATTGTACCTTGTGGTGGATTATGCAAAGTTAGCCCAAGAAAAAACAGTG TAACAGGTACAACAAATCAAGATGAATCTGTTGATACATTAGAAAACCAAAAGGAAGAAAGTATTGAGATATTGGATACTAACGAAACAAAACTCAAAGTAGAAACAAAGTCTGTTATAGAGGAGGATACAACAACATCCAAGATGGAA GAACAACAAAATGAAGTCCAAAATAATGTTAATAAGGAAATGGAACACAAGCAGGAACTTAAAAATCAATTGAATAAAAGTTCAATTGAAAATACACAGACTACTGATAAAAAAGTGGAATCTGATGTAGCTACTGTAGTAAATCAAACCACAACTAATTCAGTTTCGACCGTTGAGGCTAATGGTATCGACAATGAAGATTCCATCAATCTAACTATCGGCGAAGATGAAGAAAATCTCCTTGCGGAGGAG ACAGAATCTCACGAGAGGCATAAGG ATGGAGGAGAGAAGAAGAAAGTGGAAGAAAGCAAGAAGGGAGAGTCTAAAGGGAGCAGTAGAGCAGAAGCCGGTGCCAACAACAAGGAAGGGACAACATCGGGTGGAAACGTCGGGACGAAGAGCAAGCAGGACGGTGGTGGAGACGGAAGCAAGAG CGTGGAGTCTAGCAACAAGAGTCAAAAAAGGGATGATAAAG ACAAGAAGACTTCACAAGTCAGCCCTGTTAATGCAAGCAGTAGAAACTTGTGGGTATCTGGATTGTCTTCGAGTACCCGTGCGACAGATTTGAAACAAATATTCTCAAAATATGGAAAAGTGATTGGTGCAAAAGTAGTTACAAATGCAAGAACGCCGGGAGCGAGATGCTACGGATATGTAACCATGTCCACCAGTGAGGATGCTGCAAAATGTATCCAACATTTACATAGAACTGAACTTCATGGGCGTGTAATATCCGTAGAAAAG GCCAAAGGAGATACTCAGCAGAGCCACATGCGCAAACGGGATACCACGAATGGAAAATccgagaagaaggaagaaaaggaaaaaataaaggatAATCATGAGATCAGTGATCGGAAGGATaaggaaacgaagaaagaaactgAGGATAAAGGATCAGAAGCAA CGAAAAAATCAGACGAGAAAAACAATGAGAATATCGAAAATAAAAAGATGGACGTACAAGAGAAGAAAGATGAAGTTTCAAAGGATGCCGATTCTCGGTCAACCAAGTCCACTAGCAAGAAACCGGAGAGCGAGAGAGGAAGACGCGACGAGAAGAGAATTCGATCCTGGGATCATCATCGATCTCACAGTCGATCCCGCAGCCGCGAACGGCGTAGACGTGATGACGTGCTGACATTTGCAAAGATCAGG GAGGAGCGAGAAAGACAAAGACTACGGGAAAGAGAGAGGATGCTTCGTGAAGAAGAACGAAGGAGAAGAGAGGATATGGAGCGACAACGTGAAGTAGAACGTAGGCAAAGAGAAGAAGCTGCACGATTGGAAAGAGAACGGGAGAAATTGcgaagggaaagagaaagaatcgAGCAGGAGAAAGCCGAATTGCTCCGACTTGAACGGGAACGTCAGAAACTGGAGCGGGAAAAGCTAGAGCGAGAAAGATTGGAACTGAAAAGGCAACAGATGCGTTTAGAAGAGAGCAGGCGTGCTCCGCCCCCGCCGTCCATCAAGAGATGTTCCAGCGATAGAAGGGATCCTAGAGACATGTACGTCGAGCCAGATAGAAAGCGAATAACCACCGAACATAGTCGAAAACACATTCCGGAACGTGTGAGTGATCGTCGTGGTGAAATTTTGGATCGTGTCTCAGATAGACGGTTGGACGCGTCGCCACCTACCCGCTACGAATCTAGTAG ATCCGCACAAGATTTAGGGTTAAAGAAGGAATTTAAACGCAGTAGCGAGTTCACTTCACGCAGTAGTCGTCCCGATAGCTTTTCAGATGTATCTCGAGGAAGAGAAGTGATCGTTCGCCGAGAAACTCTTGGCACGACTGCAACATCTATCGATCCTCGACAAGTTAAGGAAAG ATACGAACGTGCAAGTACAACCACTTATAATCGTGACCGTGATGTGAGACGTTCTGAAACAGATACCCATAGGAGCTCTAGGGATAGTCATACACGATATAGTGAAAGCTTCAAACCTACGGGTTCCAGCACGCCAC GTGATAGTCGTTACGTTGAAAGTAATCGAACAACTAGTAGCTGGCACTCTGGACCTCCGTCTACAAAATCATTTAATTCTGTACCAAGTAGTGGGACCCGAGATCCAAGAAATGAACCATCCAGTTGGAGTTCTAGGTCCTCCGATAATGTAAACAG ATGGAGTAATTCAAGTAGCATGGGAAACACATTACGACATCCGGTACCACCAACGTATCAAAGTGGTCCTATTCAATCTATGGGATTGACAGCACCTGGGACAGCGCCCTCGTACGATCGTTTTGATCCATATAAATCGTCTATGCCGAGTATGAGGAAATATTGA
- the LOC126914448 gene encoding SAFB-like transcription modulator isoform X1: protein MAEVEGKKLTELRVIDLKTELERRGLDKTGNKAALLERLSKAITDEGQDPDEYLIVPCGGLCKVSPRKNSVTGTTNQDESVDTLENQKEESIEILDTNETKLKVETKSVIEEDTTTSKMEEQQNEVQNNVNKEMEHKQELKNQLNKSSIENTQTTDKKVESDVATVVNQTTTNSVSTVEANGIDNEDSINLTIGEDEENLLAEETESHERHKDGGEKKKVEESKKGESKGSSRAEAGANNKEGTTSGGNVGTKSKQDGGGDGSKSVESSNKSQKRDDKDKKTSQVSPVNASSRNLWVSGLSSSTRATDLKQIFSKYGKVIGAKVVTNARTPGARCYGYVTMSTSEDAAKCIQHLHRTELHGRVISVEKAKGDTQQSHMRKRDTTNGKSEKKEEKEKIKDNHEISDRKDKETKKETEDKGSEARTFKCTATAKKSDEKNNENIENKKMDVQEKKDEVSKDADSRSTKSTSKKPESERGRRDEKRIRSWDHHRSHSRSRSRERRRRDDVLTFAKIREERERQRLRERERMLREEERRRREDMERQREVERRQREEAARLEREREKLRRERERIEQEKAELLRLERERQKLEREKLERERLELKRQQMRLEESRRAPPPPSIKRCSSDRRDPRDMYVEPDRKRITTEHSRKHIPERVSDRRGEILDRVSDRRLDASPPTRYESSRSAQDLGLKKEFKRSSEFTSRSSRPDSFSDVSRGREVIVRRETLGTTATSIDPRQVKERYERASTTTYNRDRDVRRSETDTHRSSRDSHTRYSESFKPTGSSTPRDSRYVESNRTTSSWHSGPPSTKSFNSVPSSGTRDPRNEPSSWSSRSSDNVNRWSNSSSMGNTLRHPVPPTYQSGPIQSMGLTAPGTAPSYDRFDPYKSSMPSMRKY from the exons ATGGCTGAAGTTGAAGGAAAAAAGCTTACTGAACTGCGAGTTATAGATCTAAAAACAGAACTTGAACGACGCGGGCTAGACAAAACTGGCAATAAAGCAGCACTTCTCGAGCGTCTTTCCAAA GCTATAACAGATGAAGGTCAAGATCCTGATGAATACTTGATTGTACCTTGTGGTGGATTATGCAAAGTTAGCCCAAGAAAAAACAGTG TAACAGGTACAACAAATCAAGATGAATCTGTTGATACATTAGAAAACCAAAAGGAAGAAAGTATTGAGATATTGGATACTAACGAAACAAAACTCAAAGTAGAAACAAAGTCTGTTATAGAGGAGGATACAACAACATCCAAGATGGAA GAACAACAAAATGAAGTCCAAAATAATGTTAATAAGGAAATGGAACACAAGCAGGAACTTAAAAATCAATTGAATAAAAGTTCAATTGAAAATACACAGACTACTGATAAAAAAGTGGAATCTGATGTAGCTACTGTAGTAAATCAAACCACAACTAATTCAGTTTCGACCGTTGAGGCTAATGGTATCGACAATGAAGATTCCATCAATCTAACTATCGGCGAAGATGAAGAAAATCTCCTTGCGGAGGAG ACAGAATCTCACGAGAGGCATAAGG ATGGAGGAGAGAAGAAGAAAGTGGAAGAAAGCAAGAAGGGAGAGTCTAAAGGGAGCAGTAGAGCAGAAGCCGGTGCCAACAACAAGGAAGGGACAACATCGGGTGGAAACGTCGGGACGAAGAGCAAGCAGGACGGTGGTGGAGACGGAAGCAAGAG CGTGGAGTCTAGCAACAAGAGTCAAAAAAGGGATGATAAAG ACAAGAAGACTTCACAAGTCAGCCCTGTTAATGCAAGCAGTAGAAACTTGTGGGTATCTGGATTGTCTTCGAGTACCCGTGCGACAGATTTGAAACAAATATTCTCAAAATATGGAAAAGTGATTGGTGCAAAAGTAGTTACAAATGCAAGAACGCCGGGAGCGAGATGCTACGGATATGTAACCATGTCCACCAGTGAGGATGCTGCAAAATGTATCCAACATTTACATAGAACTGAACTTCATGGGCGTGTAATATCCGTAGAAAAG GCCAAAGGAGATACTCAGCAGAGCCACATGCGCAAACGGGATACCACGAATGGAAAATccgagaagaaggaagaaaaggaaaaaataaaggatAATCATGAGATCAGTGATCGGAAGGATaaggaaacgaagaaagaaactgAGGATAAAGGATCAGAAGCAA GAACGTTTAAATGTACTGCAACAGCGAAAAAATCAGACGAGAAAAACAATGAGAATATCGAAAATAAAAAGATGGACGTACAAGAGAAGAAAGATGAAGTTTCAAAGGATGCCGATTCTCGGTCAACCAAGTCCACTAGCAAGAAACCGGAGAGCGAGAGAGGAAGACGCGACGAGAAGAGAATTCGATCCTGGGATCATCATCGATCTCACAGTCGATCCCGCAGCCGCGAACGGCGTAGACGTGATGACGTGCTGACATTTGCAAAGATCAGG GAGGAGCGAGAAAGACAAAGACTACGGGAAAGAGAGAGGATGCTTCGTGAAGAAGAACGAAGGAGAAGAGAGGATATGGAGCGACAACGTGAAGTAGAACGTAGGCAAAGAGAAGAAGCTGCACGATTGGAAAGAGAACGGGAGAAATTGcgaagggaaagagaaagaatcgAGCAGGAGAAAGCCGAATTGCTCCGACTTGAACGGGAACGTCAGAAACTGGAGCGGGAAAAGCTAGAGCGAGAAAGATTGGAACTGAAAAGGCAACAGATGCGTTTAGAAGAGAGCAGGCGTGCTCCGCCCCCGCCGTCCATCAAGAGATGTTCCAGCGATAGAAGGGATCCTAGAGACATGTACGTCGAGCCAGATAGAAAGCGAATAACCACCGAACATAGTCGAAAACACATTCCGGAACGTGTGAGTGATCGTCGTGGTGAAATTTTGGATCGTGTCTCAGATAGACGGTTGGACGCGTCGCCACCTACCCGCTACGAATCTAGTAG ATCCGCACAAGATTTAGGGTTAAAGAAGGAATTTAAACGCAGTAGCGAGTTCACTTCACGCAGTAGTCGTCCCGATAGCTTTTCAGATGTATCTCGAGGAAGAGAAGTGATCGTTCGCCGAGAAACTCTTGGCACGACTGCAACATCTATCGATCCTCGACAAGTTAAGGAAAG ATACGAACGTGCAAGTACAACCACTTATAATCGTGACCGTGATGTGAGACGTTCTGAAACAGATACCCATAGGAGCTCTAGGGATAGTCATACACGATATAGTGAAAGCTTCAAACCTACGGGTTCCAGCACGCCAC GTGATAGTCGTTACGTTGAAAGTAATCGAACAACTAGTAGCTGGCACTCTGGACCTCCGTCTACAAAATCATTTAATTCTGTACCAAGTAGTGGGACCCGAGATCCAAGAAATGAACCATCCAGTTGGAGTTCTAGGTCCTCCGATAATGTAAACAG ATGGAGTAATTCAAGTAGCATGGGAAACACATTACGACATCCGGTACCACCAACGTATCAAAGTGGTCCTATTCAATCTATGGGATTGACAGCACCTGGGACAGCGCCCTCGTACGATCGTTTTGATCCATATAAATCGTCTATGCCGAGTATGAGGAAATATTGA